Proteins found in one Quercus robur chromosome 2, dhQueRobu3.1, whole genome shotgun sequence genomic segment:
- the LOC126715728 gene encoding EG45-like domain containing protein, producing the protein MGVIIRDLIMVTMAICLISVANAAQGTATFYTPPYVPSSCYGYQDNGVMIAAASDAIWGNRAACGRMYRVRCTGPTNQGVPQPCKSTSVVVKIVDYCPPGCQGTIDLSKEAFSVIANPDAGKIKIEYTQV; encoded by the exons ATGGGAGTGATTATTCGTGATTTGATCATGGTCACCATGGCCATATGTCTCATCTCAGTTGCAAATGCTGCGCAGGGGACTGCCACTTTCTATACACCTCCTTATGTTC CCTCTTCATGCTATGGATATCAAGACAATGGTGTCATGATAGCTGCAGCAAGTGATGCAATATGGGGCAATAGGGCAGCATGTGGGAGAATGTATAGAGTCAGATGCACTGGGCCTACCAATCAGGGCGTGCCACAACCTTGCAAGAGTACCAGCGTTGTGGTTAAAATCGTCGATTATTGTCCCCCAGGATGTCAAGGAACCATAGATCTCTCTAAAGAGGCTTTCTCTGTTATAGCTAATCCAGATGcaggaaaaatcaaaattgagtaTACTCA GGTTTGA